The sequence below is a genomic window from Synechococcus sp. PCC 7335.
AGCAGGGCTAAATTCAGGTTCCCAAAAGAGATCGAGGATAGTGCCATCGGGCGTCCTGAAGTTGGTAACTTTGCCTTCAGCGACCAGCTGAACTAGGGTTTTCGGGACTTCATTCCCCACTAGCTTGTGCAAACCAAGAACGTTGCCATAGAAATGGCAGGAGGCCTGCATATCTTTGACGTTAAGCGCGATGTGGTGAACACCGCGCAGCATGCCAGGATTTAGAACTGGGGCAGGGGTAGTTGCGATGTCCAAAGTATCAATAGCCATAAGCAAACAGTCTGTAGAGAAGGCAGAGAAGTCTCAAAAGAACGTATGAGAGAAGTTGATGCTTGAAGCTCGATT
It includes:
- a CDS encoding VOC family protein; the protein is MAIDTLDIATTPAPVLNPGMLRGVHHIALNVKDMQASCHFYGNVLGLHKLVGNEVPKTLVQLVAEGKVTNFRTPDGTILDLFWEPEFSPADPDPTKGFTRADHLAFDIAPNQMENAIACLTAAQIEFKGPIIRPTGKGIYFYDPDGFTIEVRCDPVIEGE